The following are from one region of the Noviherbaspirillum sedimenti genome:
- a CDS encoding SagB/ThcOx family dehydrogenase translates to MNTLTRVALGMMGKLRSGPILGHSETSIALPAPEKQGGLPLMDALARRHSSREFSPELLDLPLLSGLLWAAYGVNRDDGGRTAPSALNAQEIGVYVALPTGAYRYDALANELQLVANTDLRRVAGYQDFVDEAPMDLVYVADHTRLGQVPVAQRESFAYVAAGAIAQNVYLFASSNNLSTVIRAWIDRAAIADALGLTHDQQVLLSQTVGYRMVMQ, encoded by the coding sequence ATGAATACCTTGACCAGAGTGGCACTCGGCATGATGGGCAAGCTGCGGTCCGGGCCCATCCTCGGGCATTCGGAGACCTCGATCGCTTTGCCGGCGCCCGAGAAACAGGGCGGCCTGCCATTGATGGATGCCTTGGCCAGACGCCATTCGTCACGCGAATTTTCCCCGGAGCTCCTGGATTTGCCTTTGCTTTCCGGCTTGCTCTGGGCGGCTTACGGGGTCAATCGGGACGATGGCGGCCGTACTGCACCCAGCGCGTTGAATGCCCAGGAGATTGGCGTATACGTGGCCTTGCCCACCGGAGCCTACCGCTACGATGCTTTGGCCAATGAATTGCAGCTGGTGGCGAACACTGACTTGCGTCGTGTGGCGGGCTACCAGGACTTTGTCGATGAGGCGCCGATGGACCTGGTCTATGTGGCCGACCATACGCGCCTGGGCCAGGTGCCGGTAGCGCAGCGGGAATCCTTCGCTTATGTTGCAGCTGGCGCCATTGCCCAGAACGTCTATCTTTTCGCGTCCAGCAATAATCTGTCGACGGTGATCCGGGCATGGATCGACCGTGCTGCGATTGCCGATGCGCTCGGGTTGACGCACGATCAACAGGTGTTGCTGTCACAGACAGTCGGGTATCGCATGGTGATGCAGTAA
- a CDS encoding DUF5993 family protein produces MTATFELDVLLVFIGLFLLTIGFINRDKKASPFILWIGIMCMMAVLVYHIVDKLG; encoded by the coding sequence ATGACGGCCACCTTCGAACTGGATGTCCTCCTTGTCTTCATCGGCTTGTTCCTTCTGACCATCGGCTTCATCAACCGCGACAAAAAAGCGAGTCCGTTTATTCTCTGGATCGGGATCATGTGCATGATGGCGGTGCTTGTGTACCACATAGTCGATAAGCTCGGGTAG